One window of Candidatus Acidulodesulfobacterium ferriphilum genomic DNA carries:
- a CDS encoding c-type cytochrome encodes MKSSLKVIAITSIFVLAFFFLGFIKPKPASARFFNTYKSGGKYLFHYYNCDDCHSINGVGGSLGPSLSNYGNIIPDFNWTVEQIKNPDSHFKRGDKISMNGKTYYVIMPSYDYIPLKNIKKIASYLESLKK; translated from the coding sequence ATGAAAAGCAGCCTTAAAGTTATAGCTATAACATCGATATTTGTGCTTGCCTTCTTCTTTTTAGGTTTTATAAAGCCCAAGCCTGCATCCGCAAGATTTTTTAATACATATAAAAGCGGCGGTAAATACCTATTTCATTATTATAATTGCGACGATTGTCATTCAATTAACGGAGTCGGCGGCAGTTTAGGTCCCTCGTTATCTAACTATGGCAATATTATTCCGGATTTTAACTGGACGGTAGAGCAGATTAAAAATCCTGATTCTCATTTTAAAAGAGGAGATAAGATAAGCATGAACGGTAAAACCTATTATGTCATTATGCCCTCTTACGATTACATACCGCTTAAAAACATTAAAAAGATAGCCTCGTATCTTGAATCCTTAAAAAAATAA
- a CDS encoding mechanosensitive ion channel, producing MFEFLKNKTYNIGSDKISLYSIVLSISIIIIAYLAAYLFSFLIKKEFKKNATLNRLFIKTVTRFIKYLIIIIGFFISFQVLGVNLSSLAFLAGVIGLGIGFGMQNIISNFISGIIILFEKPIKEGEYVEVSGYDGIVSDIRARSTTITTRDNISIIVPNSNFITSNVINWSHRDPKIRLHIPLGIEETASKLEPARKVLLEIAENNPEVLKKPKPTVWFIGFGSSSFNLELILWIATPIRRHFVISDINFEIAKKFAEYDIDLTYPWTNLVFKNDLRIQNTDATGGILRQDGGILKQDSSD from the coding sequence ATGTTCGAATTTCTTAAAAACAAAACATATAATATCGGCAGCGATAAAATAAGCCTTTATTCAATAGTCCTGTCTATTTCTATTATCATAATCGCGTACCTTGCCGCCTATTTATTTTCATTTCTAATTAAAAAGGAATTCAAGAAGAATGCCACGCTAAACAGACTGTTTATAAAAACCGTAACAAGATTTATCAAATACCTTATAATAATAATCGGTTTTTTTATATCTTTTCAGGTTCTGGGAGTAAACTTAAGCTCGCTTGCCTTTTTAGCAGGCGTTATAGGGCTTGGCATAGGGTTCGGCATGCAAAACATTATAAGCAATTTTATTTCCGGCATTATTATACTGTTCGAAAAGCCGATAAAGGAAGGGGAATATGTCGAGGTGTCGGGTTACGACGGAATTGTCAGCGATATAAGAGCGAGAAGCACAACGATTACCACAAGGGATAACATCTCTATCATCGTTCCAAATTCTAATTTTATAACCTCAAATGTTATAAACTGGTCTCATAGGGACCCGAAAATAAGGCTGCATATACCTCTCGGCATTGAGGAAACCGCCTCTAAATTAGAACCTGCAAGGAAGGTTTTACTTGAAATAGCCGAGAATAATCCGGAGGTTTTAAAAAAGCCAAAACCGACGGTCTGGTTTATCGGGTTTGGAAGCTCATCTTTCAATCTCGAGCTGATTCTATGGATAGCAACCCCGATTAGAAGGCACTTTGTTATAAGCGATATAAATTTTGAGATAGCCAAGAAATTCGCGGAATATGACATCGACTTGACATATCCGTGGACAAACTTAGTGTTTAAAAACGATTTAAGGATACAAAATACTGATGCAACAGGCGGCATCCTCAGGCAAGACGGTGGCATCCTTAAGCAAGACAGCAGTGATTGA
- a CDS encoding flavodoxin-dependent (E)-4-hydroxy-3-methylbut-2-enyl-diphosphate synthase, with translation MIKRRPTRTVKVGSVLVGGDASISVQSMTNTATEDTLSTVRQIKELESYSCEIVRVAVNTIESAKSLKDIIKQVSIPVIADIHFDHRLALAGVEAGVSGLRINPGNIGDKKKVKEVAAACKDKAIPIRIGVNSGSLEKGILDKNEGDFAAAMVESALKHIKLLEDESFYDIKISLKSTDVLTTVRGYELLAAHVDYPFHIGITEAGTVFSGAIKSGVGLGLLLYKGFGDTVRVSLSDDPVMEVIAGYHILRDLGLREGGVRLISCPTCGRAEIDIVNIAKEFERISFKIKSNIKVAIMGCVVNGPGESAHADVGIAGGKGKSVLFAKGKIIGKFDNEEILSVLIKEIENITGEKIL, from the coding sequence ATGATAAAAAGAAGACCCACCCGAACCGTTAAAGTCGGCAGTGTTTTGGTTGGCGGGGATGCGTCCATAAGCGTTCAGTCTATGACAAATACGGCCACGGAAGATACGCTTTCCACTGTCCGCCAAATAAAAGAACTGGAAAGTTATAGCTGTGAAATAGTCAGAGTTGCGGTGAATACGATTGAATCCGCAAAATCCTTAAAAGATATAATAAAGCAGGTTAGTATTCCGGTAATTGCCGACATTCATTTTGACCACAGGCTCGCGCTGGCAGGGGTGGAGGCGGGAGTGAGCGGTTTAAGGATTAATCCTGGAAACATCGGGGATAAGAAAAAAGTAAAAGAAGTCGCGGCCGCCTGCAAAGATAAAGCTATACCTATAAGAATAGGGGTAAATTCCGGGTCTTTGGAAAAGGGAATTTTAGACAAAAACGAAGGCGATTTTGCCGCGGCAATGGTCGAAAGCGCCCTTAAACATATTAAACTGCTCGAAGATGAATCGTTTTACGATATAAAAATTTCATTAAAATCAACCGATGTTTTAACGACCGTTCGCGGGTACGAGCTTTTAGCCGCGCATGTCGATTATCCCTTTCATATCGGCATAACCGAGGCTGGAACCGTTTTTTCGGGAGCGATAAAATCTGGAGTCGGGCTTGGGCTTTTGCTTTATAAGGGGTTTGGTGATACCGTCAGGGTTTCTTTAAGCGACGACCCCGTCATGGAGGTTATAGCGGGTTATCATATTTTAAGGGATTTGGGCTTGCGGGAGGGGGGCGTCAGGTTAATATCCTGTCCGACTTGCGGAAGGGCTGAAATAGACATAGTCAATATCGCAAAGGAGTTCGAAAGAATCTCTTTTAAAATAAAGTCTAACATAAAGGTTGCAATAATGGGGTGCGTCGTAAACGGACCTGGAGAATCGGCTCACGCGGACGTCGGTATCGCGGGCGGCAAAGGAAAATCGGTTTTATTTGCAAAGGGCAAAATAATCGGAAAATTTGACAACGAAGAAATATTGAGCGTATTAATTAAGGAAATCGAAAACATTACAGGAGAGAAAATTTTATGA
- a CDS encoding proline--tRNA ligase: MRYSKFFIPSLKEDPKEAVLKSHKLLLRAGYVRQLSGGIYTYLPLGLRSLRKLEYIIRQEMNSAGAVELSMPFVQPLDIWRQSGRDEDYGKELLRFKDRQDRDFCLAPTYEEVITDLAKRNIKSYKELPLTLYQIHLKFRDEMRPRFGLMRAKEFIMKDAYSFDADDAGLDKSYKAMRKAYESIFKRLGFAFKFIKAEAGEIGGSYSEELMVFSEYGEDRIVLCGNCGYSASIDDADSVGDYHGPLESCRQPRMTKLFTPGKKSVEDVSAYLKVDRTCFAKTIIYETESGFVVGVVRGDREINEHKLKKAAGVKNLFLAKESDVERITGAPCGFAGPFGLNGVRLIVIDEEINNSEYWITGANEQDAHMANVKPERDFTPDVVANIRSVQNGDKCPRCSGGLSVKNAIELGHIFKLGDKYSSILDAKFLDEKGEFKFFVMGCYGIGVGRTLQTLIEVFSDESGINLPTSISPFTVAVVSLNTGDEEIVGLSEKIYGDLKSSGIDVLYDDRKLSAGVKLKDIDLIGIPFKIVIGNRTIKDKKYELIIKTGNIKESYEDLESLYKRVSELSKIDGFFGNDA, translated from the coding sequence ATGAGATATTCTAAATTTTTTATACCGTCGTTAAAAGAAGACCCGAAGGAGGCCGTTCTTAAAAGCCATAAACTGCTTTTGAGGGCGGGATATGTCAGACAGCTTTCGGGGGGCATTTACACCTATCTGCCGCTCGGCTTAAGAAGCTTGAGGAAACTGGAATATATAATAAGGCAGGAAATGAATTCAGCGGGGGCGGTCGAACTTTCTATGCCTTTTGTTCAGCCTTTGGATATTTGGAGGCAGTCCGGCAGGGATGAAGACTACGGAAAGGAATTGTTAAGGTTCAAAGACAGGCAGGACAGGGATTTTTGTCTTGCGCCGACTTATGAAGAGGTTATAACCGACCTTGCAAAAAGAAACATTAAATCTTACAAGGAATTGCCGTTAACCTTATATCAGATACATCTTAAATTTAGAGATGAAATGCGCCCAAGATTCGGCCTTATGCGCGCAAAAGAATTTATTATGAAGGATGCTTATAGCTTTGACGCAGACGACGCAGGTTTAGACAAAAGTTACAAAGCGATGAGGAAAGCGTACGAAAGCATATTTAAAAGGCTCGGGTTTGCCTTTAAATTTATTAAAGCCGAAGCGGGGGAGATAGGCGGCTCATACTCCGAAGAGCTGATGGTTTTTTCGGAATACGGCGAAGACAGGATAGTCCTGTGCGGTAATTGCGGATATTCAGCCTCTATAGATGACGCCGATTCCGTCGGCGATTATCACGGTCCTCTCGAATCGTGCAGACAGCCCAGAATGACAAAGCTGTTTACCCCCGGCAAAAAATCGGTCGAAGATGTCAGCGCGTATCTTAAGGTGGATAGAACCTGTTTTGCGAAAACAATTATATATGAAACGGAGTCCGGTTTTGTAGTCGGAGTCGTAAGGGGGGACAGAGAGATAAACGAGCATAAATTAAAAAAGGCGGCAGGCGTTAAAAACTTGTTTCTTGCCAAGGAATCGGATGTGGAAAGAATAACAGGCGCTCCTTGCGGCTTTGCCGGTCCGTTCGGTCTTAACGGGGTCCGCCTCATAGTTATAGACGAGGAGATAAATAATTCGGAATACTGGATTACCGGGGCAAACGAACAGGATGCCCACATGGCAAATGTAAAGCCCGAACGCGATTTTACGCCCGATGTCGTCGCCAACATAAGAAGCGTTCAAAACGGGGATAAATGCCCCAGATGTTCGGGCGGCTTAAGCGTTAAAAATGCAATCGAGCTTGGGCATATTTTTAAGCTCGGCGATAAATATTCAAGCATTTTAGACGCAAAATTCTTAGATGAAAAAGGAGAATTTAAATTTTTCGTTATGGGATGTTACGGGATTGGAGTAGGAAGAACCCTTCAAACGCTTATAGAGGTTTTTTCCGACGAATCTGGAATAAATCTTCCCACGTCTATAAGTCCGTTTACCGTTGCGGTTGTTTCGCTGAATACCGGAGATGAGGAGATAGTCGGCCTTTCCGAAAAGATTTACGGCGACCTTAAATCTTCGGGAATAGATGTTCTTTACGACGACAGAAAATTATCGGCGGGGGTTAAACTTAAAGATATAGATTTAATCGGAATACCGTTTAAAATAGTTATCGGAAATAGAACGATTAAGGATAAAAAATATGAACTGATTATAAAAACCGGCAACATAAAAGAGTCTTACGAAGACCTCGAAAGTCTTTATAAAAGGGTGTCAGAATTATCGAAGATAGACGGCTTTTTCGGGAATGACGCATAG
- a CDS encoding ATPase P, which translates to MIELNIPGITNVKIENVVFDMNGTLSENGLIKESVKGLLNELSKHASIYIITSDTFGSANESVKGINAKLYIIKGDDSAQKKKEMVYKLGYSKTVVIGNGYNDYAMFKQGVIGIGIMESEGLAVKAALHCDIIVTKIENAINLLLNPKKLAATLRN; encoded by the coding sequence ATGATAGAACTAAATATACCGGGCATTACAAATGTTAAAATAGAAAATGTGGTATTCGATATGAACGGAACGCTTTCGGAAAACGGGTTAATAAAAGAGTCCGTAAAAGGGCTTTTAAACGAGCTTTCTAAGCATGCGTCCATATATATAATTACCTCCGATACTTTTGGAAGCGCCAATGAATCAGTTAAAGGGATAAATGCCAAACTTTACATAATAAAAGGAGACGATTCAGCCCAGAAGAAAAAGGAGATGGTTTATAAATTAGGGTATTCAAAAACTGTGGTTATAGGCAACGGCTATAATGATTATGCAATGTTTAAGCAGGGTGTTATAGGTATCGGAATAATGGAAAGCGAAGGGCTTGCCGTTAAAGCCGCCCTTCACTGTGATATTATTGTGACAAAAATAGAAAATGCTATAAATCTTTTGTTGAATCCTAAAAAATTAGCTGCCACATTAAGAAATTAA
- a CDS encoding zinc ribbon domain-containing protein, translating into MPIYEYQCQKCGKVFEIYQRLSEKGEDIKCPVCGAEKPVKRVSSFSSYGNSGSPVSYNSSGSCGGGHSSGFG; encoded by the coding sequence ATGCCGATATATGAATATCAGTGCCAAAAATGCGGAAAAGTATTTGAAATTTATCAGAGGCTCAGCGAAAAGGGTGAAGATATTAAATGTCCTGTTTGCGGAGCAGAAAAACCGGTTAAAAGGGTTAGCTCTTTTAGCAGCTATGGAAATTCCGGGTCTCCTGTAAGTTATAATTCATCCGGCTCTTGCGGCGGCGGACACAGCAGCGGTTTTGGCTGA
- a CDS encoding TolC family protein, with amino-acid sequence MNKSKTTKITDNPFSSIFYLIPIAILITAITVPKGACAAGIEGMSINKAFLYSLKYNKILRLGKANLNIAGYEENEALSGFFPKINFNETYLNTDNPLYAFGSVLNQKILTNQNVQSYFSPNFLNNPGMIHNYQSEFQIEQPLFMGGKIYLGYQRARLHKLSLKNGLSETKQKVLYSVAKAYYSVILAHKYVKLMKSIVKTAKAYKNLSENLYRAGQVVSSDVLRAKVELATAEEKLATAKKNYKLSKYFLNITIGLNVDAKYKLTSKLTPSYNKSLSINSLQKEAFAYRPDYKALLFNKKNMGIGIKEAYGKFLPTLVAGYDYFSNGPAIHPDDSYSYAFTVMLHFNIFSGLRDYNNLQKSKSRYNTMIEYQGLLRNKIEMQVRKAYLQYKTNFINTNVAKLAVLNAKETLRITANRYKAGMTTLINLYKTLDQYKTARVSYLNALYELTLNKYYIKLVTGRLTMVPESKS; translated from the coding sequence ATGAATAAAAGTAAAACAACTAAAATTACCGATAATCCTTTTAGCAGTATTTTTTATTTAATTCCAATCGCAATTCTTATAACGGCGATAACTGTTCCAAAAGGCGCGTGCGCAGCCGGAATAGAGGGTATGTCTATAAACAAAGCCTTTTTATACTCGTTAAAGTACAATAAAATACTGAGATTGGGAAAGGCAAATCTTAATATAGCCGGCTATGAAGAAAATGAGGCTTTAAGCGGTTTTTTCCCGAAGATTAATTTTAACGAAACATATTTAAACACGGATAATCCGCTATACGCATTTGGGAGCGTTCTGAACCAAAAAATCCTTACAAATCAAAATGTCCAGAGTTATTTCAGCCCCAATTTCTTAAATAACCCGGGAATGATTCACAACTATCAATCCGAATTCCAAATAGAACAGCCGTTGTTTATGGGCGGAAAAATTTACCTTGGTTATCAAAGGGCGCGCCTTCATAAGTTATCCTTAAAAAATGGGTTAAGCGAGACAAAGCAAAAGGTGCTTTACAGCGTAGCAAAGGCTTATTACTCCGTCATTCTGGCGCATAAATATGTTAAGTTAATGAAAAGCATTGTGAAAACCGCTAAGGCTTATAAAAATTTGTCGGAAAACCTTTATAGAGCCGGACAGGTTGTTTCTTCGGATGTTTTACGGGCGAAAGTCGAGCTTGCTACGGCGGAAGAAAAGCTTGCTACGGCAAAAAAGAATTATAAACTGTCCAAATATTTTTTAAATATCACGATAGGACTGAATGTTGACGCAAAATATAAATTGACATCTAAATTGACGCCTTCTTACAATAAATCTCTGTCGATTAATTCTTTGCAAAAAGAAGCGTTTGCCTATAGACCCGATTATAAAGCGCTTCTTTTTAATAAAAAGAATATGGGCATTGGAATTAAAGAGGCGTACGGAAAGTTTTTACCCACGCTTGTTGCCGGATATGACTATTTTAGCAACGGGCCTGCCATACATCCGGATGATTCTTACAGTTACGCCTTTACCGTAATGCTCCACTTCAATATTTTCTCGGGATTACGCGATTATAATAATCTGCAAAAATCAAAAAGCCGTTATAACACAATGATTGAATATCAGGGACTGCTTAGAAATAAGATTGAAATGCAGGTTAGAAAGGCTTATTTGCAATATAAGACAAATTTTATAAATACAAATGTTGCAAAATTAGCCGTTTTAAATGCCAAAGAGACATTAAGAATTACGGCCAATAGATATAAGGCGGGCATGACAACCTTAATAAATCTATATAAAACGCTGGATCAGTATAAAACAGCCAGAGTAAGCTATTTAAACGCGTTATACGAATTAACTTTAAATAAATATTACATAAAACTTGTTACGGGAAGATTAACGATGGTTCCCGAATCTAAATCTTGA
- a CDS encoding ArsR family transcriptional regulator gives MDKKNEIENQRSSFVAEAEILKTLGHPIRLKIIEVLISNKSCVKNIWETLGLPQATVSQHLVSLKNKGIVSCKRDGVMMCYQLSDKRIERIFNELKDYSNSSNNNHGAKADNSISLNLPK, from the coding sequence ATGGATAAAAAAAATGAAATTGAAAATCAGCGAAGCTCATTTGTTGCCGAGGCTGAGATTCTTAAAACGCTTGGTCATCCCATAAGGCTCAAAATAATAGAAGTTTTAATCAGCAATAAATCGTGCGTAAAGAATATATGGGAAACCCTTGGGCTTCCTCAGGCAACCGTATCACAGCACCTTGTTTCTCTTAAAAATAAAGGCATAGTCAGCTGCAAGCGCGATGGCGTGATGATGTGCTATCAGCTTAGCGATAAGAGGATCGAAAGGATATTCAACGAGTTAAAAGATTACAGTAATTCTTCCAATAACAATCATGGCGCAAAAGCCGATAATTCTATTTCTTTGAATTTACCAAAATAA
- a CDS encoding peroxiredoxin family protein, translating to MADQKKMAIISIHGTLDMAYPPLILASTAATLDIESAIFFTFYGLAILRKDAGDSLKVAPLGNPAMPMPVPNIIGALPGMTAMATTMMKSMIKKNGVATVPELIALCQETGVRMIACQMTMDLFGFKKEDLIDGLEFAGAASFLDYAAGADIHLAF from the coding sequence ATGGCTGATCAAAAAAAAATGGCTATAATTTCCATTCACGGCACGCTTGACATGGCATATCCTCCGCTTATTCTTGCTTCAACCGCCGCAACGCTCGATATCGAGAGCGCCATATTTTTTACATTTTACGGACTGGCAATTCTAAGAAAGGATGCGGGAGACAGCCTCAAAGTTGCCCCCCTTGGCAATCCGGCAATGCCGATGCCCGTTCCAAATATTATCGGCGCGCTGCCGGGTATGACCGCCATGGCTACCACTATGATGAAATCCATGATTAAAAAAAATGGCGTTGCTACCGTTCCCGAACTTATTGCCTTATGTCAGGAAACGGGCGTCAGGATGATAGCCTGCCAGATGACAATGGATTTATTCGGCTTTAAAAAAGAGGATTTGATCGACGGGCTTGAATTCGCGGGAGCGGCTTCATTTTTGGATTATGCCGCCGGCGCCGACATACATTTAGCGTTCTAA
- a CDS encoding nitroreductase family protein gives MDLTLAIKTRKSIRRFEKEDIDISQIIKIIEISSNAPSGGNSQNWFTYIIKNKDVLGRMRNGVEKVYKTITEKDTPGVYTFFNEAPIVLAIVEKPYIGNIDNILEKTDKDRNFARKFIVNPGLQSVSSFITHILLLCHNEGLGACWMTGPLIAKQELEDIISVKSPDNLVALIPVGKPVERHSKTERKNVSEIIEVI, from the coding sequence ATGGATCTGACCCTTGCGATTAAAACAAGAAAAAGCATTAGAAGGTTCGAGAAAGAAGATATAGATATAAGCCAAATTATAAAGATTATCGAAATTTCGTCGAACGCCCCGAGCGGGGGCAATTCGCAAAACTGGTTTACTTATATAATTAAAAATAAAGATGTTCTGGGCAGGATGAGAAACGGGGTCGAAAAGGTATATAAAACCATTACAGAAAAAGATACTCCCGGTGTTTATACATTCTTTAATGAGGCGCCTATCGTACTGGCAATTGTTGAAAAACCGTACATCGGAAATATCGATAATATTCTTGAAAAAACGGACAAAGACAGAAACTTCGCCAGAAAATTTATCGTAAACCCGGGGCTTCAAAGCGTTTCAAGTTTTATTACCCACATATTGCTTCTCTGCCATAACGAGGGTTTGGGAGCCTGTTGGATGACCGGCCCGTTAATCGCAAAGCAGGAATTGGAAGACATTATCAGCGTAAAAAGCCCCGACAATCTCGTTGCACTTATCCCTGTAGGAAAGCCGGTAGAAAGACATTCTAAAACCGAAAGAAAAAATGTTTCGGAAATAATCGAAGTAATATAA
- a CDS encoding type II toxin-antitoxin system VapC family toxin, with the protein MDSRKIILDTSAYSSFLRGHDKIKFAIQISDEIFINPIVIGELLSGFVMGKNEERNREILRKFLKSSRVNVAAIGEETSERYAAIINYLRKNGTPIPSNDIWIAASAMEYGLKVITTDKHYLNIPLIITEFYD; encoded by the coding sequence ATGGACAGCAGAAAAATAATACTTGATACTTCCGCTTACTCTTCTTTCTTGAGAGGACACGATAAGATAAAATTTGCAATACAAATTTCAGATGAGATATTTATAAATCCGATTGTGATAGGTGAATTATTATCCGGATTCGTTATGGGGAAAAACGAGGAGCGGAACAGGGAAATTCTCAGGAAATTCTTAAAATCTTCAAGGGTAAATGTTGCCGCTATCGGCGAAGAAACCTCCGAAAGATATGCGGCTATAATAAATTACCTGCGCAAAAACGGTACGCCGATACCATCCAACGATATATGGATAGCCGCTTCGGCTATGGAATACGGGCTTAAAGTTATTACGACCGACAAGCACTATCTTAATATCCCGCTAATTATAACAGAATTTTACGATTGA
- a CDS encoding ATP-binding protein — translation MDYIERSITDKIISRFQQRRVIAITGARQTGKTTLCKNIIPAAIDKPFKYYTFDDPDERIRFKNSAIRILENIKEPVIILDEIQKIPEIFDPLKYLIDKEGQNKKFIITGSSQILLIKGIKETLSGRVFLFNLYPLSFSEVNQRRGKLIFLNKIIEQKGIFKKDIEEISLIPSDKLRYLLNTRDKLLEWGGYPAIWRMDNDDKGIEKIGWLKDYRKTYLERDVPDVGSFTNPEAFILTQKLLALRTGQILSISEIAKEAGVAVNTVKRYIYILGATFLCFLLNPYFNNTSKRLVKSPKIYFPDNGLNRVIAGEDGISRGAEYETWIFSELLKWKELQDIEPEIYFYKSASGLEVDFIIKAKGFILPIEVKSTQKVNYADGRGIESFLKEYKIPLGIIVYQGKEITEIRKNVFAVPDWLLFT, via the coding sequence ATGGATTATATTGAAAGATCGATTACCGATAAAATTATATCAAGGTTTCAACAAAGGCGCGTTATCGCGATAACCGGAGCAAGACAGACCGGCAAAACCACGCTTTGCAAAAATATTATTCCGGCGGCGATAGATAAACCTTTTAAGTATTACACGTTTGACGACCCCGATGAAAGAATAAGATTTAAAAATTCTGCAATAAGGATTCTTGAAAATATAAAAGAACCAGTAATAATTCTTGATGAAATTCAAAAAATACCTGAAATTTTCGATCCCCTAAAATATTTAATAGACAAAGAAGGGCAGAATAAAAAATTTATTATTACCGGTTCATCGCAGATACTGCTTATAAAGGGAATAAAAGAAACGCTTTCCGGCAGAGTATTCCTTTTTAATCTTTATCCCCTTTCTTTTTCGGAAGTAAATCAAAGACGGGGTAAATTAATTTTTTTAAATAAGATAATAGAGCAAAAAGGAATTTTTAAAAAAGATATCGAAGAAATAAGTCTTATCCCTTCGGATAAACTTAGATATTTATTGAATACAAGGGATAAACTTTTGGAATGGGGCGGCTATCCTGCAATATGGCGGATGGACAATGACGATAAGGGCATAGAAAAGATTGGTTGGTTAAAAGACTACAGGAAGACATATCTTGAAAGGGATGTACCCGATGTTGGAAGTTTTACTAATCCCGAGGCGTTTATTTTAACGCAAAAACTATTGGCGTTAAGAACAGGGCAGATTCTATCGATTTCCGAAATAGCAAAAGAAGCCGGTGTAGCTGTTAATACCGTTAAAAGATATATTTACATTTTAGGTGCAACATTCCTATGTTTTTTGCTCAATCCGTATTTTAATAATACATCTAAAAGGTTAGTAAAGAGTCCTAAGATATATTTTCCGGATAATGGATTAAACAGGGTGATAGCAGGGGAAGACGGAATTTCCAGAGGAGCCGAATATGAGACATGGATATTTTCGGAACTTTTAAAATGGAAAGAACTCCAGGACATAGAACCAGAGATTTATTTTTATAAAAGCGCTTCGGGGCTTGAAGTCGATTTTATTATAAAAGCTAAAGGTTTTATCCTGCCTATCGAAGTAAAATCCACTCAAAAAGTAAATTACGCCGACGGAAGAGGCATCGAGTCGTTTCTTAAAGAATATAAAATTCCTTTAGGAATAATCGTTTATCAGGGTAAAGAAATAACGGAAATAAGAAAAAATGTTTTTGCCGTCCCCGATTGGCTTTTGTTTACCTGA
- a CDS encoding lipopolysaccharide heptosyltransferase family protein, with the protein MNNKKINEFISGFINSPISVKILKTFKIFGGSKKNPPVSIKKILIIKLEGLGDSIYITEIIHRLKAEYPCLKIDVLTTKQNPIFSIFQKTNNEFDIISFNPLNLIDYFKITGHIKKSKYDAVFDMTGMPVNIPLMLFFVNSYKIGFNSAPVKTALYDLLVNLEADTHIFENYLNLFTPLFDIKKLDKQFTLKLPDLEKESKEHRKAGYVNLILSSNSGGLMHRMLPLANSLKLINLLRNGFINCEINLLGGPDDYKYLELINDNLKEKVFIKKTKNIKEAFLLLQGSFLNICIDSGLMHISSLVNQNTYCLFGYSNPKNSLPFNNIGYFWSNLDCSPCSFYKISSCNNPVNLKCMEEIDIDRVIEDIGLKEKAKT; encoded by the coding sequence TTGAATAACAAAAAAATTAACGAATTTATCTCGGGCTTTATTAACAGCCCTATTTCGGTTAAAATTCTCAAAACCTTTAAAATCTTTGGGGGGAGCAAAAAAAACCCTCCTGTTTCAATTAAAAAAATACTGATTATCAAACTTGAAGGGCTGGGCGACTCTATCTACATCACCGAAATAATCCACAGGTTAAAGGCGGAATATCCCTGCTTAAAAATTGATGTCCTGACAACAAAACAAAATCCTATTTTTTCAATCTTTCAAAAAACCAACAATGAATTCGACATTATCTCATTTAATCCATTAAACTTAATTGACTATTTTAAAATTACCGGTCATATCAAAAAAAGCAAATACGATGCCGTCTTCGATATGACCGGTATGCCGGTAAACATTCCGCTGATGCTATTTTTCGTAAATTCTTATAAAATAGGATTTAACAGTGCTCCGGTTAAAACGGCGCTATACGATCTCCTCGTTAATTTAGAGGCAGACACCCATATCTTCGAGAATTATTTAAATCTTTTCACCCCGCTTTTTGATATTAAAAAATTAGATAAACAATTCACTTTGAAATTACCCGATTTGGAAAAAGAAAGCAAAGAACATAGAAAAGCCGGATATGTAAACTTAATACTATCAAGCAATAGCGGGGGGCTTATGCACAGAATGCTCCCCTTGGCAAATTCGCTTAAGTTAATCAACTTGCTAAGAAACGGATTTATAAATTGCGAAATAAATCTTCTGGGCGGACCGGATGACTATAAATATTTAGAACTTATTAACGATAATCTTAAGGAAAAAGTGTTCATCAAAAAAACCAAAAATATAAAAGAGGCTTTTTTACTCCTTCAAGGCAGCTTTTTAAATATTTGCATTGATTCAGGACTAATGCATATCTCGTCTTTGGTAAATCAAAATACTTACTGCCTGTTCGGATACTCCAACCCAAAAAACTCGCTTCCCTTTAATAACATCGGGTATTTTTGGTCAAATTTGGATTGCTCCCCTTGCTCGTTTTATAAAATAAGCAGTTGCAATAATCCGGTTAATCTAAAATGTATGGAAGAAATAGATATAGATAGGGTAATTGAAGATATAGGACTAAAGGAAAAAGCGAAAACGTAA